One Xiphias gladius isolate SHS-SW01 ecotype Sanya breed wild chromosome 13, ASM1685928v1, whole genome shotgun sequence genomic window carries:
- the LOC120798331 gene encoding cyclin-Y-like protein 1: protein MGGSVSCCISPGESPKTHRREVELEECPITTAEDVSEDTGTYLQHISDRELPDELAQEANPSDHPRASTLFLNKSQTDVREKRKSNYMNHTSPGLLTKKYSSCSTIFIDDSTVSQPNLKSTIKCVALAIYYHIKNRDSNRSLDIFDEKKHPLTREKVPDDYSVVDPEHKLIYRFIRTLFSSAQLTAECAIVTLVYLERLLTYAEMDICPCNWKRIVLGAILLASKVWDDQAVWNVDYCQILKDITVEDMNEMERHFLELLQFNINVPASVYAKYYFDLRSLADDNNLSFPLEPLSNKRAQKLEAISRLCEDKYKDLSKSAMRRSVSADNLVGVKNSQAVLS, encoded by the exons ATGGGCGGTTCGGTGTCCTGCTGCATCTCCCCCGGAGAGAGTCCCAAGACCCACAGGAgggaggtggagctggaggagtgTCCCATCACCACCGCCGAGGATGTGAGTGAAGACACCGGGACCTACCTGCAGCACATCAGCGACAGGGAGCTCCCGGACG AACTGGCCCAAGAGGCCAACCCATCAGACCACCCCAGGGCCAGCACGCTCTTCCTCAACAAATCGCAGACAGACG TGcgtgagaaaaggaaaagcaacTACATGAACCAT ACGTCCCCAGGACTCCTGACCAAAAAGTACAGTTCCTGCTCAACAATATTCATCGACGACAGCACGGTCAGCCAGCCCAACCTCAAGAGCACGATCAAATG CGTGGCATTGGCCATATACTATCATATAAAAAACAG AGATTCAAACCGCTCGCTGGATATATTCGACGAGAAGAAGCACCCGCTAACG CGGGAAAAGGTTCCAGATGACTACTCTGTGGTCGACCCAGAACACAAACTCATCTACCGCTTCATACGAACACTCTTCAGCTCCGCGCAGCTCACTGCTGAGTGCGCCATCGTCACTCTG GTGTACCTGGAGAGGCTGCTGACTTATGCGGAGATGGACATCTGTCCTTGTAACTGGAAGCGCATCGTTCTCGGCGCCATCCTGCTGGCTTCCAAGGTCTGGGACGACCAGGCTGTGTGGAACGTCGACTACTGCCAGATCCTCAAAGATATCACCGTGGAGGACAT GAATGAGATGGAGCGTCACTTCCTGGAACTGCTCCAGTTCAACATCAATGTCCCAGCCAGCGTCTACGCCAAGTATTACTTTGACCTGCGCTCACTGGCCGACGACAACAACCTCAGTTTCCCACTGGAGCCGCTCAGCAACAAGCGTGCCCAAAAACTGGAG GCTATCTCCAGGCTGTGTGAGGACAAGTACAAGGACCTGAGCAAATCTGCTATGAGGAGGTCTGTCAGTGCAGACAACCTGGTTGGCGTCAAGAACTCCCAGGCTGTGCTGTCCTAA
- the mettl21a gene encoding protein N-lysine methyltransferase METTL21A isoform X2 yields MALVPYVESSLPALSKLHSSSAQFRFANRDLRLSQDWKKLGVAAVVWDAAIVMCMYLELRKVELKGKVAIELGAGTGLVGIVAALLGAKVTITDREPALDFLSANVKANLPPDSRGSVTVSELTWGESLELYPAGGFDLVLGADIVYLEDTFVPLLQTLEHLCSDTALLLLACKIRYERDTNFLSMLKQRFSVEEVYYDKQRDIHIYKAWKLPPRGDL; encoded by the exons ATGGCTCTCGTTCCGTATGTAGAAAGCTCGTTACCCGCGCTTTCCAAACTCCACAGTTCATCAGCACAGTTTCGTTTCGCCAACCGCGACCTCCGTCTGTCCCAGGACTGGAAAAAGCTCGGGGTGGCAGCAGTCGTGTGGGATGCA GCAATTGTCATGTGCATGTACCTGGAGCTGAGGAAGGTGGAGTTAAAGGGGAAGGTGGCAATTGAACTGGGAGCTGGAACTGGACTGGTGGGGATTGTAGCGGCCCTGCTGG GTGCCAAAGTGACCATCACTGACAGAGAGCCTGCCCTGGACTTCCTCTCTGCCAATGTGAAGGCCAACCTGCCCCCAGACTCGCGGGGATCGGTGACTGTGTCTGAGCTGACCTGGGGTGAGAGCCTCGAACTTTACCCAGCTGGGGGATTCGATCTGGTGCTGGGAGCAGACATCGTTTACCTGGAGGACACATTCGTGCCGCTGCTGCAGACTCTGGAGCACCTGTGTTCAGACACCGCCCTGTTGTTACTGGCCTGCAAGATCCGCTACGAGCGAGATACAAACTTTCTGAGCATGCTCAAGCAGCGGTTCAGCGTTGAAGAGGTCTACTATGACAAACAAAGAGACATCCATATATATAAAGCTTGGAAACTGCCACCCAGGGGGGATTTGTGA
- the mettl21a gene encoding protein N-lysine methyltransferase METTL21A isoform X1 has product MDAKGDNKHQKRAVMSRMALVPYVESSLPALSKLHSSSAQFRFANRDLRLSQDWKKLGVAAVVWDAAIVMCMYLELRKVELKGKVAIELGAGTGLVGIVAALLGAKVTITDREPALDFLSANVKANLPPDSRGSVTVSELTWGESLELYPAGGFDLVLGADIVYLEDTFVPLLQTLEHLCSDTALLLLACKIRYERDTNFLSMLKQRFSVEEVYYDKQRDIHIYKAWKLPPRGDL; this is encoded by the exons ATGGACGCCAAAGGAGATAATAAACACCAGAAGAGGGCAGTAATGAGTCG CATGGCTCTCGTTCCGTATGTAGAAAGCTCGTTACCCGCGCTTTCCAAACTCCACAGTTCATCAGCACAGTTTCGTTTCGCCAACCGCGACCTCCGTCTGTCCCAGGACTGGAAAAAGCTCGGGGTGGCAGCAGTCGTGTGGGATGCA GCAATTGTCATGTGCATGTACCTGGAGCTGAGGAAGGTGGAGTTAAAGGGGAAGGTGGCAATTGAACTGGGAGCTGGAACTGGACTGGTGGGGATTGTAGCGGCCCTGCTGG GTGCCAAAGTGACCATCACTGACAGAGAGCCTGCCCTGGACTTCCTCTCTGCCAATGTGAAGGCCAACCTGCCCCCAGACTCGCGGGGATCGGTGACTGTGTCTGAGCTGACCTGGGGTGAGAGCCTCGAACTTTACCCAGCTGGGGGATTCGATCTGGTGCTGGGAGCAGACATCGTTTACCTGGAGGACACATTCGTGCCGCTGCTGCAGACTCTGGAGCACCTGTGTTCAGACACCGCCCTGTTGTTACTGGCCTGCAAGATCCGCTACGAGCGAGATACAAACTTTCTGAGCATGCTCAAGCAGCGGTTCAGCGTTGAAGAGGTCTACTATGACAAACAAAGAGACATCCATATATATAAAGCTTGGAAACTGCCACCCAGGGGGGATTTGTGA
- the LOC120798332 gene encoding cyclic AMP-responsive element-binding protein 1 produces MTMEAGADTQQSGETAVSESEAQQITLAQASIAAGQVSSSSPTVTLVQLPNGQTVQVHGVIQAAQPSVIQSPQVQTVQISTVAESEDSQESVDSVTDSQKRREILSRRPSYRKILNDLSSDAPAVPRIEEEKSEDDSAPAITTVTMPTPIYQTSSGQYIAITQGGAIQLANNGTDGVQGLQTLTMANTAAAQPGATILQYAQTSDGQQILVPSNQVVVQAASGDVQAYQIRTAPTSTITPGVVMATSPALGTAGATEEVTRKREVRLMKNREAARECRRKKKEYVKCLENRVAVLENQNKTLIEELKALKDLYCHKSE; encoded by the exons ATGACCATGGAGGCTGGTGCAGACACACAGCAAAGTGGTGAAACAGCTGTCTCAGAGTCTGAGGCTCAGCAGATCACCCTGGCCCAG GCGTCCATAGCTGCAGGCCAGGTGTCGTCCAGTAGCCCCACAGTCACCTTAGTGCAGTTACCCAACGGTCAGACAGTCCAAGTGCACGGGGTGATCCAAGCTGCACAGCCCTCTGTCATCCAGTCCCCTCAGGTCCAGACAGTACAG ATTTCGACTGTTGCTGAGAGTGAGGACTCTCAAGAGTCTGTTGACAGCGTGACGGATTctcagaagaggagagagatcCTGTCCAGACGACCGTCTTACAG gaagattctgaatgacTTGTCATCAGATGCTCCGGCAGTGCCTCGAATTGAagaggagaagtcagaggaTGACTCAGCCCCTGCCATCACCACAGTCACTATGCCCACTCCAATCTATCAGACCAGCAGTGGCCAGTACA TTGCCATTACCCAGGGTGGGGCCATCCAGCTGGCCAATAATGGCACAGATGGAGTGCAGGGTCTGCAGACACTGACCATGGCCAACACTGCTGCAGCCCAGCCTGGTGCCACCATCCTGCAGTACGCTCAGACCAGCGACGGGCAGCAAATCCTAGTGCCCAGCAACCAAGTGGTTGTACAAG CCGCCTCGGGTGATGTCCAGGCCTATCAGATCCGCACAGCCCCCACCAGCACCATCACTCCTGGGGTGGTCATGGCGACTTCGCCCGCACTGGGCACAGCAGGAGCCACAGAGGAGGTCACACGTAAAAGAGAGGTTCGACTTATGAAAAACAG AGAGGCAGCCCGGGAATGTCGCCGAAAGAAGAAGGAGTACGTCAAGTGTCTGGAGAACCGCGTGGCTGTGCTGGAGAACCAGAACAAAACCCTCATTGAGGAACTCAAAGCCCTCAAAGACTTGTACTGCCACAAATCCGAGTAG